The Actinomadura graeca nucleotide sequence GCGCTGGATCCCGATGCAGATCGGCGGACGGCCGGACTTGGTCCGCGACAGGACGAGCACCACGTCGCCGTCCGCGGCGTTGTCCGGCAGGACGCTGACCAGGGACTCCTGCGCGACCGTCGCCACCGCCGACCCGGTGTCCTCCCCGAGGGGCACCAGCTCGCCGAGCCGCCGGAGCGTGTCCGGGGGGCTCGTCCTCGGCCACGGCGGCCTGCCGGGGTCCAGGCACACCGTCCGCCGGAGCCGCCCGTCCACCGGCAGGATGAACGAGGCCGCGGCCACGCCGAAGACCTCGGCGGCGCCCACCGCCGCGGCGGTCGCGAGCTGGTCGAACGTCTCGGCGGAGTTCACCGCGAGCGTCGTGCGGGTCAGGCTGGCCAGCCGCTCCGCCATCCTCTCGGCGCGCCGCCGGGCCAGGTAGTAGCGCAGCACCGCCGCGGTCGTGGCGAGGAACTCCTCGGGGTCGATCGGGTCGGTGAGATAGGCGTCGGCGCCCTGCTGGAGGCCGTAGGTGCGGTCGGACGTCGCGATCGCGGTGGCGGAGATGTGGATGACGGGCAGCGCCGCGGTCCGCGGGTCGGACTTGATCCGCTCGCAGACCTCGATTCCGCTCATGTCCGGCAGCCGGACGTCCAGGATCACCAGGCTGACGTCGTGCTCGGCCAGCTTCAGCCAGGTCTCGGCGGCCGACCCCGCCTCGATCACGGTGTGCCCGGCGCGGCGCAGCCAGCTGCTGATGATGTAGCGCTTGGCGGGGGTGTCGTCGACAACGAGGGCGGTCGCCCGGTCAGTGTCCATCCGTTCCCCTCGCGGACTCCACGGCCTGGTGGACGGCCTCGCTCAGAGCGTCGCGATCCAGCCGCGCCTTGTCCACCGTCGCGTCCGCCCGGTCCGCGCGGGGGTCACCGAGCACCCGCAGGTCCACGTCGGTGAGCAGGACGACCGGGATCCGCGGCGGCAGCCGGTCCAGCACGTAGAGCCCGTCGGTCTCGGGCATCCGCAGGTCGAGCAGCACCACGTCCGGAGGGTCGGCCTCCACGCGGGCCAGCGCGGCGCGGCCGCCGGACGCCTCGCTGACGCGGGACGCCGACCCGGCCAGCAGGTCGCGCAGCGCGTTGCGGCCGTCCTCCTCGTCGTCCACGATCAGGACGTGGCCGACGTTGAGCTCGCGGCGGACCGGCGCCTGGCCGGCCGGCAGCCGCAGCGTCACCGTGGTGCCCTCGCCGAGGGTGCTGCGCAGGGCGAGGTCCCCGCCGAGCAGCTTCGCGAGCCGCAGCGCGTAGGGGAGGCCGAGTCCGGTGCCGCCCTGCGTGCCGGGCGTCTGGTAGAACTCCTCGAACACCCGCTGCTGGTGCTCGGGCGCGATTCCCACGCCGGTGTCGGCGACATGGACGACCAGTTCAGAGTCCACGCTCTCAACGGTGACACGCACCTCACCCTCTGTGGTGAATCGGAGGGCGTTGCCGATGAGGTTCCGCAGAATCCGGGTGAGCATGTCCGGGTCGGTGGTCAGCCGCACCGGATCGGGCGGAAGGGCGATGTCCAGGGTGACCCCCGCTTGGGCGGCGGCCGGGCCGAGCTGGGCGGCGACCTCGTCGAGGACCGTCCGCGGATCGGTCTCCGCTGGCTTGGGCACGAGCGCCCCCCGCTCCGCCTTGGCGAAGTCGAGCAGCTCGTTGACCAGGCCCAGCAGCGTCTGCCCCGAGTCCGCGATCAGCTCCACCTGGTGGTGCTGCTCATCGCTCAGGGGGTCGGCCGAGCCGTCCAGCAGCAGCCGGGCCAGGCCGATGACCGAGTTGACGGGCGTCCGCAGCTCGTGGCTGACGTTGGACCAGAACCGCGTCCTGGCCTCACCGAGCTCACGGAGCTGCTCGCTCTTGTCGTCCAGCTCCGCGTAGAGGGCGACGACACCCCGGTTCGTCTCCTCCAGCTCGTTGGAAAGCTGGTTGTACAGGGCGAGCACGCCCCGGTTGGTCTCCTCCAGCTCGGCGTTGAGGACATGCAGCTCCTCACGCCGGCGCCGGACGTCGTCCAAGGCTTCGATCAGCTCGGCGTTCTGCGCCCGCAGCTCCTCGGCCGCCGAGATCGGCATCAGCTCGGTGAGCCTGGCCTGGACGGCGTTCAGCGCGTCCTCCGCCGGTGCGGGCAGGTCGGCTCGCAGCCGCTTGCGCAGCCGGACGACGGTCCGCCGCCCGCCGTCGTCCTCCTCCGCCTCCTCGACCGAGTCGACCAGCCGCCCCGCCGCGGCGGTGCCCTCGCCCGCCCGGCGCCCCCCGGCGGGCGAGCCGAACGCGAACTCCGCGACCAGCGTCGGCGACGGGACGGTCACGACCAGGAACCTGACGGCGACAGGGACCACCGCCGCCGTCAGCTCACGGCCGACCTCGCTGACAGCCGTGCCCATCCGGACCTGGTCGGAGGCGTCGAACCCGAGCGCCGCCGCGGCCTCCCGCCCGGCGCGCCGCACCGTGGAGACGTCCTCGGGGTCGCGGATCTCGAAACGCCGCAGCTCGCGCTCCACCGGCCGCTCACCCGGCCCGGACCGCGACGATCGAGGCGTCGTCGTTGCGCACCCCGGCATCGCGCAGCAGGGTCGCGGTGACGAGCATCGGCCGCCGCGTGAACAGCCCCGGGTAGTCCACGGGGCTCCAGCGCTGGTTCAGACCGTCCGAATGCAGCACCACCGTGGCGTCCGGCGGCAGGTCGTAGGCGTGCTCGCGGATCGTCCGGGCCTGGTGCCCGGCGATGCCGGGAACGGAGATCATGCCCCGCCGGCGCTCGGGGTCGACGATCCACCCGGCGATGTTGCCCAGCCCCGCGTACCGCACCCGCCCCGCGGCGAAGTCGATCTCCGCGACCGCCACCGCCCCGCCCCGGGTCGGCGCAAGCCTCCGGTGGATCTGCGCGAGCATCGCGCCGGGCCCGGCCGCCAGATCACTCTGCCGCACCGCCCGGACGGCCTCCGCGGCGGCCCGCTCGGCGAGCGCGCCGTGGCCGAGGCCGTCACAGAGCATCACGTGGGTCACGCCGTCACCGGTGTGCACGGCGTACCCGTCGCCGCAGACCTGCTCGCCGGGCTTCGGCTTGGTCAGCCCGGAGTGCCCGCCCGCGGTCTCGTGACCGGGCTCGACGGCGAACCGCGCGGTGAGCACCGACCCGCGCCGGGGGATCGAGTGCAGGTCGCTGCTGTCGGCGAGCCTGGAGATCGCCCCCAGTCCCAGGCCGAGCGTGCCGCTCGTGGAGTACCCGTCGAGCATCGACCGCGGCACGTCGGCGATCCCCGGGCCGCTGTCCACGCACACGAACTCGATCGCCGCGACCCCGCCCGCCCGGGCGACCCAGACCCCGATCATCCCATTGACGGCGTGTTTGTGCAGGTTGGACGCGGCCTCGCTGACCGCCAGCGCGATCTGCGCGAGCCGGTCCTCGGAGAACCCGAGCCGCCCGGCCAGCGCCGTGACCCGGCGGCGCACCCCCGCGACCGCGCTCAGCTCCTCCACCCGCAGCCACAGCGTCTCCTCGGCGGACGGGCTGACCGACCACCCGGCCCCGGTCAGCGGCGCCATTTGGTCACCGTGACCGTGGTGCCGACGCCGACGGAGGTCTCCAGTTCGAAGGCGTCCACCAGCCGCCGCGCGCCCGCCAGCCCGAGCCCCAGGCCCTGGCCGCTCGTCCAGCCGTCGGTCAGCGCGAGATCCACGTCCGGGATGCCCGGCCCGTCGTCGTGGAAGACGA carries:
- a CDS encoding fused response regulator/phosphatase → MDTDRATALVVDDTPAKRYIISSWLRRAGHTVIEAGSAAETWLKLAEHDVSLVILDVRLPDMSGIEVCERIKSDPRTAALPVIHISATAIATSDRTYGLQQGADAYLTDPIDPEEFLATTAAVLRYYLARRRAERMAERLASLTRTTLAVNSAETFDQLATAAAVGAAEVFGVAAASFILPVDGRLRRTVCLDPGRPPWPRTSPPDTLRRLGELVPLGEDTGSAVATVAQESLVSVLPDNAADGDVVLVLSRTKSGRPPICIGIQRRDAMSEDETNLLRQLGQTVALAVEALRSYAEEHALALTLQRSLLPTRSPHVPGWRFAVRYEPASDQAEIGGDFYEVLDFGGHVLIAIGDVQGHSLRAATVMAEVRHALRAFADEGHDAETILVRLNSVFERYHDDQSATVCLMTLDPATGDLQIASAGHLPPLFHDGGRSWFGEGGGVLLGFPLSDVRIERTAIPPGGVVALFTDGLIEDRDVPLTDNLERLRLMPLDDDLEKYCDQVLDEFGHREDDVALIVLRRDPA
- a CDS encoding ATP-binding protein encodes the protein MERELRRFEIRDPEDVSTVRRAGREAAAALGFDASDQVRMGTAVSEVGRELTAAVVPVAVRFLVVTVPSPTLVAEFAFGSPAGGRRAGEGTAAAGRLVDSVEEAEEDDGGRRTVVRLRKRLRADLPAPAEDALNAVQARLTELMPISAAEELRAQNAELIEALDDVRRRREELHVLNAELEETNRGVLALYNQLSNELEETNRGVVALYAELDDKSEQLRELGEARTRFWSNVSHELRTPVNSVIGLARLLLDGSADPLSDEQHHQVELIADSGQTLLGLVNELLDFAKAERGALVPKPAETDPRTVLDEVAAQLGPAAAQAGVTLDIALPPDPVRLTTDPDMLTRILRNLIGNALRFTTEGEVRVTVESVDSELVVHVADTGVGIAPEHQQRVFEEFYQTPGTQGGTGLGLPYALRLAKLLGGDLALRSTLGEGTTVTLRLPAGQAPVRRELNVGHVLIVDDEEDGRNALRDLLAGSASRVSEASGGRAALARVEADPPDVVLLDLRMPETDGLYVLDRLPPRIPVVLLTDVDLRVLGDPRADRADATVDKARLDRDALSEAVHQAVESARGTDGH
- a CDS encoding ATP-binding SpoIIE family protein phosphatase, which gives rise to MAPLTGAGWSVSPSAEETLWLRVEELSAVAGVRRRVTALAGRLGFSEDRLAQIALAVSEAASNLHKHAVNGMIGVWVARAGGVAAIEFVCVDSGPGIADVPRSMLDGYSTSGTLGLGLGAISRLADSSDLHSIPRRGSVLTARFAVEPGHETAGGHSGLTKPKPGEQVCGDGYAVHTGDGVTHVMLCDGLGHGALAERAAAEAVRAVRQSDLAAGPGAMLAQIHRRLAPTRGGAVAVAEIDFAAGRVRYAGLGNIAGWIVDPERRRGMISVPGIAGHQARTIREHAYDLPPDATVVLHSDGLNQRWSPVDYPGLFTRRPMLVTATLLRDAGVRNDDASIVAVRAG